AGATTAGCTCAATGTCCTTTCTACCAAATCCTCTATCTGACTTCATCTCCTATAGCCAAGATATTATACTGAAAACTGCGAATACCAAGTCATCCTCAAGGATACTTTATGGAGTATCTTTTACTCCCAAAAAGATGATATAGTTTCACCACCTACACTCTTTTGAACCATGATAAATGATAAATGATCTCTCTACCAGGATAATTATCGCATATGACAAATTAATCAATCATAAAGAAAGAGAAACCTCTGATCAAGTGAGTTCAGGGAAAAGGGATGGCTGCACTTACAGAGGTGAGCAAGGAGAGCGACCACCATTCACATAGTAGATGAACAAGTACGCATCATAATGCTGACCgttaataaaataaaacgcaggcAGCCTCCTCACACATTGAAAGTACATCTTTTTGTACAAGTATATGGCAGGGTTATTATATGAGATCACATGTAGGTAAACTGCTCGACAAGTCGGGATGTTCGAGGCATATTTTATGACCTCGTGAATTAGAGAACTAGCTGAAAATCAAAAAGTACAGACCATTTGGTAAGTCATAAAATGAAAGAAATAGATATAAGAGTGTAAACGGAAAAACAAAGCCTCACCTATGCCGAGATTTCTATAAGAGTCTGCAACTCCCAGTGTCAATATGTAAATCAGTGTTTGCTGTGATCTCGATGAGTCATATCTCAGAAAATCTTCTATCTACAGATAAATGTGATTCAAAATCAATAAAATTTTATAAGGCTAAATTCTACGAGTAAAAGAGCAGAAAGGCTCACGTCACTGTCTTTTGCTAGAACAGTCCTGGCAGTCACAAATCCAATAAGTTCGTCATTTTGCCCATTGGGACGATTGCGATCAACAGCTCCCCATGAAACAATGCCCCGGCCATTAACAACATTTTGGAAGAACTCAGATTCATATCTAAGTACcccgaaaaaaaaaaagagttattaaCAAAATGAAATGTGTACCTTAAAGATCAAAAACTTTTGGTTATGGAACACATTCCAGTTTAAAAGTTCAAGACACTATCTGACAGCATCTTACTTGAATGAcccaaacatgaaataaataatCATACCTGATCGGGAACAGATCCCCGTGGATTTTCTCAAGTACTTCCAAATCAGAGGTTCGTATAGGCCTATATTGAATGAGCGGAATGTGGGAGAGTTTGAGGTTCTGCATTGGACAATCTAGCATCAATCCCCAACAAAAATTTGGTGTATCTGTAAAGCTCGTTTGAGAAGTCTTCCCTCCATCTATACATCATGAACCAGAATGGCCATTTAGTCTCTGCAAGCTGGAGGTGATTTCTTGCTCTTCCTCAATTCCTTTATACACGTGAGGTAGTAGCAAAACTAGACCTCACAAGAAAGTAATCTAAAAGTGTCCAGTAATACGCCCTTTGGTAATAGTAGCTCCAGCAACTATCGGCACGCCAAATATGTACTACAGAAAATAAAAAGGACGCAAGGGTGAGCAAGTTCACAAAGAagcacatttgctttttccttgaGTAGAAGAGATTTTATCCAAATCTCTAGTATCTAAAAGCTCAGAGCTTATATATACGACTCTCTTGTATGCTAATACAAATGAATTATTAGTACCAATAGAAAAATACTATCTACAAGCAACACTAAAAACTTGGAGACTCAAATGATGAAAGATCTTATCAAGTTTCATCTTCATGATTATCCCAAGTTGGAGGTTAACTTTAACTGGCAGTAAGAATTGGGAAATTTCACTCAATATTTGACAGCAAACTTCAGAATAGTTCGAGTTGAACCAGGTTCTAGCTTCTAACTCTCAATTTCAAgtgggaaaagaaaaagggaacacAATGAGGTAAACCAACAACAAGGCTTTCGAAATCCTGCACAATTATCTAGCAAATGTGAGTCCCAATTCTAATTCACAAAAAAAGGTATTCAGAAACTAATGTTATGACCTGTAGGCTAATCTTCACCCTATGCAAATTTCTAGTGGAGACATAAATCACACACCATTTGAGTTTtttaaacaaacaaaagaaactaAAGAGTACCAATTGAACTCAAGGAATAAAGAAAGCTACATTCATCACATACAGAACTTAGCTAAATTTTCccacaaagaaataaaaaagacaaAATCCAAAAGGTACCAAATTCAACTGGAGTAAAAGAAGTTCCACTCACTACCAAGCTTAGCTAAAATTTTCAAACCGAAATAAAATATATAGAATACCAAAATTGAACACGCTAACAGCAGTAGAACAAATAGAAACCCACATAGCGGATATGAAGAAAGAATCGAATTTTATGATCtttatagcaaaaaaaaaaattgatcccTATAAGACCATGTAAATTGTCAGATCAGCAGCAATAATTACCTGTGGTGTGGCAGCTGAAGCTTGAAAATGGGATATGAGATGTGAATTACAATATGCAGGGATAAGAAATGGGAAAAATCAGAGAGAGAAAGTTAAAAAATATTCCTTTCTCTTTCGTCGAAGTGAAAAATCCTTTGGACGGGAAGAAAAAATAGGAATCCAATTCTTTATCGACGCTAAAAAGCCCTCCTTTAATTTTCTTCCGGTCAACGACTCTGACTCGGCGACACAACTCGCCGGTGCATTGGAATGTCTCTTTTGCCCCTATTCTCTATTcgaattcaattttttttaattttattttgtgtggtTAATTTGACATTCTTGTCAAGTGATATTTGAAAATGATAATAGGCAGTTGTTAAGGTGTTTATATCAAATTATGTTAACTTAATAACAGTTAATTTATATGTATTTCTTACTTCACTAAATTACTTAATTATAATAAGTAACATAATTTAGCGAAAATATTTAATGCGAATAAAtttttatcaaaatattaattttttgttCAATTTATATGACGCTGACTAAACACCGAAATTTAAAACGTCAATTTTATACATAATATAAGTGATAGTGAAAATCTACTAATACATCTAGTTACAAGGTAATTGGTGTTACTAGCAAACAATAACTTCCCTGTTTCGCCCCTTCTATCTAATTGTCATGACTCATTATGTATGTACACATTGGGTGCACACAAATACTAGTTGATTAGAAATTAAAGTTTATTGACGTCTGTTTTGCTAAAGAACCATTCAAATATTAAACAAATAATGGGACGCGAAGATCGGAACTATATATGAATCTGAGCCATTGCGATCTATATTTCAAACACATCAAAATTGAGTTAAATACACAAAAGTGCCCAAGGTGATCTAAGATCTTTCAAACATGCCACATTTGACTTTGATGATAAAGTTGACTAATTTTTGGAGTAATTTAACATTAATTCTTTAATAAATTAGAGTAAGAAATAATGATAAACGCTGGCTAaataatctatctatctatatctatatatatatactatattaaaagtacgaaactCCTTAGTGAAATGTTGTTTgtcttttttatccttttaaaagtAATTTTACACTAGACAATATTATCATTTAACTATTTatctaatatttaagattttaaaataaataaaagtttaaCTATtaagtctttccttatttgaattacgtataaattcctaaatattaggaatttaaactcaaataaattttaaaatatatataaatacaatCCTTATTTAAATTGGGTAAAATAACTAAT
This DNA window, taken from Nicotiana tabacum cultivar K326 chromosome 4, ASM71507v2, whole genome shotgun sequence, encodes the following:
- the LOC107783646 gene encoding histone acetyltransferase MCC1, whose translation is MLDCPMQNLKLSHIPLIQYRPIRTSDLEVLEKIHGDLFPIRYESEFFQNVVNGRGIVSWGAVDRNRPNGQNDELIGFVTARTVLAKDSDIEDFLRYDSSRSQQTLIYILTLGVADSYRNLGIASSLIHEVIKYASNIPTCRAVYLHVISYNNPAIYLYKKMYFQCVRRLPAFYFINGQHYDAYLFIYYVNGGRSPCSPLELVKLLVTCAKSGFKTVAAKLWTKEERKPSKWPKSKESGSLLPTKHNRRMSTEDAVSQFV